One genomic segment of Hydrocarboniclastica marina includes these proteins:
- a CDS encoding TetR/AcrR family transcriptional regulator, whose product MAPKQSGGKGRGRPPGSTGPKMHMRMRILNATREVYSERGLHNTTVELILESAGVSRPTFYKYFSSVWEAIEAVVMRCNEELEVLFTEVFSIQRESAIHYLPTVLVGYLNWGRSQGKLMEARFRELHDLTSPVGVHRTEHNERISNLLSDMLVADGRTAPDRVALNALVNCVEYLGYQFCNGARQEEMPVYLRAMGRVSLALLGSEADWQNIKSDPVLSSALGFGAPGDTD is encoded by the coding sequence ATGGCGCCCAAGCAGTCTGGCGGCAAGGGAAGAGGACGTCCGCCCGGAAGCACGGGCCCAAAAATGCACATGCGTATGCGCATTCTCAATGCCACGCGGGAGGTCTACAGCGAGCGCGGGCTGCATAACACCACCGTTGAGCTCATTCTGGAATCCGCCGGAGTCTCACGGCCAACGTTCTACAAGTACTTCTCTTCTGTCTGGGAGGCGATAGAGGCAGTGGTAATGCGCTGCAACGAGGAGCTTGAAGTGCTATTTACGGAGGTTTTTTCCATACAGCGGGAGAGCGCCATTCACTACCTGCCTACGGTGCTGGTGGGCTACCTGAACTGGGGACGATCACAGGGCAAACTGATGGAAGCCCGGTTTCGGGAACTGCACGACCTCACGTCCCCTGTTGGAGTTCATCGAACCGAGCACAACGAACGGATTTCAAATTTGCTAAGCGACATGCTGGTCGCCGACGGTCGCACCGCGCCCGATCGAGTGGCACTGAACGCCCTGGTCAATTGTGTCGAATACCTCGGGTACCAGTTCTGCAATGGCGCCCGGCAGGAGGAAATGCCGGTCTATCTTAGGGCCATGGGGCGGGTAAGCCTTGCACTGCTCGGGAGCGAGGCCGACTGGCAAAACATCAAGTCCGACCCGGTTCTGTCCAGTGCGTTGGGATTTGGCGCGCCGGGAGACACTGATTGA
- a CDS encoding lipase family alpha/beta hydrolase — MKTTTYLGPVFALLLGAGVAPAQAGWFDWLNSNDTYTETRYPIVLAHGLFGFDDIAGYGYWYRIPEELRRSGAEVYVSQVASANSTELRGEQLARQVETILAATGAEKVNLIGHSHGGPTVRYVASVYPQYVSSATSVAGPNTGALAADLLQGVAEKAPLTGDVLASVVDGFAGFLDFISGGGYEQDSLAAMNALSTRVMAEFNASHPQGMPARFCGEGNELEDNGVRYYSWSGANPATNILDIGDLGLVASSMLYTREGLESDGMVGTCSSHLGKVIRDDYRMNHLDEVNQVLGLVSRFGTSPVSVFRQHANRLKLKGL; from the coding sequence ATGAAAACAACAACTTATCTAGGCCCCGTGTTCGCCCTGCTGTTGGGCGCCGGTGTAGCGCCAGCCCAGGCCGGTTGGTTCGACTGGCTCAATAGCAACGACACCTACACCGAAACCCGTTATCCCATCGTCTTGGCCCACGGCCTGTTCGGCTTTGACGACATAGCCGGCTATGGCTACTGGTATCGCATTCCGGAAGAGTTGCGCCGCAGCGGTGCTGAGGTCTACGTCAGCCAGGTCGCCTCCGCTAACAGCACCGAACTGCGGGGCGAACAACTGGCGCGTCAGGTCGAGACCATTCTGGCGGCAACCGGCGCTGAGAAAGTTAACCTGATCGGTCACAGTCATGGCGGGCCCACGGTCCGCTACGTGGCCTCGGTTTATCCGCAGTACGTCTCGTCCGCGACGAGCGTCGCGGGGCCGAATACCGGAGCGCTGGCGGCAGATCTGCTACAGGGGGTCGCTGAAAAGGCACCGCTCACCGGAGATGTATTGGCCAGCGTGGTCGACGGGTTCGCTGGATTCCTGGATTTCATTTCCGGAGGTGGCTACGAGCAGGACTCGCTGGCGGCGATGAATGCGCTGTCAACAAGGGTCATGGCCGAGTTCAACGCCAGCCATCCTCAGGGGATGCCGGCCAGGTTTTGTGGCGAGGGCAATGAGCTTGAGGACAACGGCGTTCGTTACTACTCCTGGTCTGGTGCCAACCCCGCAACCAACATTCTGGACATCGGCGATCTCGGTCTTGTCGCGTCCTCTATGCTGTACACAAGGGAGGGGCTGGAGAGCGACGGCATGGTTGGGACATGCTCTAGCCATTTGGGCAAGGTAATCCGGGACGACTATCGCATGAACCACTTGGATGAGGTTAACCAGGTGCTGGGCCTGGTGAGCCGCTTCGGGACGAGTCCGGTCTCGGTATTCCGCCAGCATGCAAACAGGCTCAAGCTGAAAGGACTGTGA
- the nhaD gene encoding sodium:proton antiporter NhaD, whose translation MKHLLALFGGLLVSMPGMAQEAHSETLDLTHSPFGYAALAIFAVAYLLVMLEEKIHLRKSKPMLIAAGLIWILLAIAYRSGGYPDTVEEVIRHNFLEYAELFFFLLVAMTYINAMLERGVFDQLRNWLLGKGLGYRGLFWVTGVLAFSISPVADNLTTALIMCAVVLAVGKDSPTFISLACINIVVGANAGGAFSPFGDITTLMVWQKGVLPFQDFFLLFIPAVVNFLVPAVCMHFALPKGRPAAPSETGNLIKTGGLVICGLFLLTIITAVCFHQFLHIPPVFGMMFGLGYLKLTGYYLKQQESSRWSESVESPPGDSGAGRPFDVFDHIARSEWDTLFFFFGVIMAVGGLGFIGYLGMMSATLYGELGPTIANVLIGVMSALVDNIPVMFAVLTMNPEMSDVQWLLVTLTAGVGGSMLSIGSAAGVALMGQARGHYTFLSHLKWTPVIALGYGASIWTHLLING comes from the coding sequence ATGAAGCACCTATTGGCGTTGTTCGGCGGACTGCTGGTGTCCATGCCAGGTATGGCGCAGGAAGCCCATAGCGAAACCCTCGATCTGACCCACAGCCCGTTCGGCTATGCGGCCCTCGCTATTTTTGCGGTCGCGTATCTGCTGGTCATGCTTGAAGAGAAAATTCATCTTCGGAAATCCAAACCCATGCTCATTGCAGCGGGTCTCATCTGGATACTGCTGGCAATCGCTTACCGTTCAGGCGGCTACCCGGACACCGTAGAAGAAGTAATCCGCCACAACTTCCTTGAGTATGCCGAGCTGTTTTTCTTCCTGCTGGTGGCCATGACCTACATCAACGCCATGCTGGAACGCGGTGTCTTCGACCAGCTTCGCAACTGGCTGCTGGGTAAGGGCCTGGGCTATCGCGGATTGTTCTGGGTCACCGGTGTACTCGCCTTCAGCATCTCGCCGGTGGCGGATAACCTGACCACGGCACTGATCATGTGCGCCGTGGTTTTGGCCGTAGGCAAGGACAGCCCCACGTTTATCTCTTTGGCCTGTATCAATATTGTCGTCGGTGCCAACGCCGGCGGCGCTTTCAGCCCGTTCGGGGACATCACCACACTGATGGTCTGGCAAAAAGGCGTGCTGCCTTTTCAGGACTTCTTCCTCCTGTTTATCCCCGCCGTGGTCAACTTTCTGGTGCCGGCCGTCTGCATGCATTTTGCGTTACCCAAAGGAAGACCTGCGGCGCCGAGCGAGACCGGTAACCTGATAAAAACCGGCGGCCTGGTGATTTGCGGGCTGTTTCTGCTGACCATTATCACAGCCGTCTGCTTCCACCAGTTCCTCCACATCCCGCCGGTGTTCGGCATGATGTTCGGCCTGGGCTACCTGAAACTGACCGGGTACTACCTCAAACAGCAGGAATCTTCCCGCTGGAGCGAGAGCGTGGAGTCACCGCCGGGTGATTCGGGCGCGGGCAGACCCTTTGACGTCTTCGACCATATCGCCCGCTCCGAATGGGACACCCTGTTCTTCTTTTTTGGCGTGATCATGGCAGTCGGCGGCCTGGGCTTTATTGGTTACCTGGGCATGATGTCCGCTACGCTCTATGGTGAGCTCGGCCCTACGATCGCCAATGTGCTGATCGGCGTGATGTCTGCCCTGGTGGACAACATTCCCGTGATGTTCGCCGTCCTGACCATGAACCCGGAAATGTCGGATGTACAGTGGCTGCTGGTCACCCTCACCGCTGGCGTCGGCGGCAGCATGTTGTCCATTGGCTCCGCAGCCGGCGTCGCGCTGATGGGTCAGGCCCGTGGCCACTATACCTTCCTGAGCCATTTGAAATGGACCCCGGTTATAGCTTTGGGGTACGGCGCCAGCATCTGGACGCATCTTTTGATAAATGGGTAG
- a CDS encoding LysR family transcriptional regulator, producing MDWDNLRFFLELSRAGRVTTAARRLGVDHTTVSRRVQALEKSIGTPLFLRETSGYRLTEAGRSLLPHAELMESASVRIEQSLPNPEGRLSGQVRIGATEGYGTIVLAPQLADLSQRYPDLHLDLLALPRALRLARHEADIVITLERPERGPYMFTRLTDYVLQLYASREYLQEHKPITRRSDLKRHRFVSYVDDLVFSRDLLFLDEITGSDDVSLRSTSVLAQQEAVAAGAGLAILPAFSADRDSRLSVVLPGQVSFTRTFWMLMRTELKDIARMKVTWDYLREMAEASQGVVLSDGQQGLRA from the coding sequence ATGGACTGGGATAACCTGCGCTTCTTCCTCGAGCTCAGCCGGGCCGGTCGGGTGACCACCGCGGCGCGGCGACTCGGGGTGGATCACACCACGGTATCCCGCCGCGTGCAGGCACTGGAAAAAAGTATTGGCACGCCGCTGTTTTTGCGGGAAACGTCCGGCTACCGCCTGACTGAAGCGGGGCGAAGCCTGCTGCCCCATGCCGAGCTGATGGAAAGCGCCAGCGTCAGGATCGAGCAGAGCCTGCCCAACCCGGAAGGCCGGTTGTCCGGGCAGGTACGCATCGGTGCCACCGAAGGCTACGGCACGATAGTGCTGGCGCCGCAGCTGGCCGACCTCAGCCAACGCTACCCGGACCTTCATCTTGATCTGCTTGCCCTGCCCCGCGCCCTGCGCCTGGCCCGCCACGAAGCCGACATCGTCATAACGCTGGAGCGGCCGGAGCGGGGGCCGTACATGTTCACCCGGCTGACGGACTACGTCCTGCAGCTTTACGCGAGCAGAGAATACCTGCAGGAACACAAGCCTATCACCAGACGCAGCGACCTGAAGCGCCACCGCTTCGTCAGCTATGTCGACGATCTGGTGTTCAGCAGGGACCTGCTGTTTCTTGATGAGATCACCGGCTCGGACGACGTCAGCCTGCGCAGCACCAGCGTGCTGGCCCAGCAGGAAGCGGTGGCCGCCGGTGCCGGACTCGCCATCCTTCCCGCCTTTTCGGCCGATCGTGACAGCCGGCTTTCAGTCGTGCTTCCCGGACAAGTGAGTTTTACCCGAACGTTCTGGATGCTGATGCGCACGGAGCTGAAGGACATCGCCCGGATGAAGGTGACCTGGGATTACCTGCGGGAGATGGCGGAGGCTTCGCAGGGGGTGGTGCTGTCGGACGGTCAGCAGGGCCTGCGGGCATGA
- a CDS encoding SDR family oxidoreductase, translating into MRKNILITGASTGLGEGMAREWAAKGCNLALCARSAGKLEALQRELQQAYPDIRVLVRGLDVCEYDQVFEVFEGFRHELGSLDRVVVNAGIGISQPVGYGRFEANRQTAETNFVAAIAQSEAAMAIFREQNSGHLVLMSSVSAVRGFRGPMNIYAATKAAVATLAEGLQLDTRGTPIKVSNIMPGFILTDINRDTKNAPFRVDLDTGVKALVKAIESERRRAYVPWWPWTPLSYVLKAMPFGLFARVM; encoded by the coding sequence ATGCGAAAGAACATTCTGATCACGGGCGCCAGTACCGGGCTTGGCGAGGGTATGGCCCGCGAGTGGGCGGCCAAGGGCTGCAATCTGGCGCTCTGCGCACGTAGTGCGGGCAAACTCGAGGCGTTGCAGCGGGAGTTACAGCAGGCCTACCCGGACATTCGGGTGCTGGTTCGTGGGCTGGACGTGTGCGAATACGATCAGGTGTTTGAGGTGTTCGAGGGCTTCCGGCACGAGCTGGGCAGTCTTGACCGCGTAGTGGTGAATGCAGGCATCGGCATTTCGCAGCCGGTCGGATATGGGCGATTCGAGGCCAATCGTCAAACGGCGGAGACCAACTTTGTGGCTGCCATTGCCCAGAGCGAGGCGGCTATGGCGATCTTCCGGGAGCAGAACAGCGGCCATCTGGTGCTGATGTCGTCGGTCAGCGCGGTTCGTGGCTTCCGGGGTCCGATGAACATATACGCCGCAACCAAGGCCGCCGTCGCCACTCTGGCGGAGGGCCTGCAGCTGGATACCCGGGGTACGCCAATAAAGGTCAGCAACATCATGCCCGGGTTTATCCTCACGGATATCAACCGCGACACCAAAAACGCACCCTTCCGGGTGGATCTGGACACCGGGGTCAAAGCGCTGGTAAAAGCGATCGAGTCCGAACGCCGCCGAGCCTATGTGCCCTGGTGGCCCTGGACGCCGCTGAGTTATGTATTGAAGGCCATGCCCTTCGGGCTGTTCGCCAGGGTAATGTAA